Genomic segment of Drosophila gunungcola strain Sukarami unplaced genomic scaffold, Dgunungcola_SK_2 000179F, whole genome shotgun sequence:
aataaaaatagtattaaattttcaatggGTTATTTCAtgctttttctatatttattaatttgtcttcAGCATTTGAGAGTGTATTTATGAACCCTTTCTTTTTCAGCTAAATCCTTTTTACTACTAgtgattttaatattgatattttttttctgtatccagttttgtaataataatactaaaaattttgagtaatgcttttttactttcaattcagtctgtggtttttgtttctataatagaaatgaattttgaatgaatgtcAATACATATCAAAAACTTACGTTGGTCACTAAAATATTAGacaataacatatttatcacGAATATTTTGGGTTTCaggattttttttcaaaagggaGTGCATAAATTGCAATcctcgcatttatttatgttttaaataagtttttgagcgtctgggaaataatatttagttttaaaatcgtcATTCGTCTTTTTAATGTATCGCcttttcatgttttttaatattattttgtggaAGTCTGCATATGTGAGCAAGTTTGGAAGTATTACtgaagtttttattaattttttaccagtgtttggtttaattaagTCCATATAAGCTCGttgaaaaaaagcaaagtcttcgtcattattaatgaacataacaaaattgtgtccacatatgaaatttataattatatcttttGCTAAACGTAAGTCATGTcactataaattattttgttaaagcAGTGAGTAAGTTCGTTAGTGTCTTGATttcctttttcaaatattatttggtGATTAAAAACGTTAATTGTTGCTGCAGTGGTTTGTCatcataattttgaaaaatttcttaaattttttatctttagttTCTCTTTTTGTAATTCTTGATAAAGCATTTGCTACGTGATTCTCTAAttctttaatgtattttatttcataatcaaacTCTCTAAGTATTATTTTCCAACGTTGTAACTTGTCTTGGTCTTGTATGGTCtaagcatattttaaaactgctTCCAAAAAGATAGGGGCGGATATATTTGACTGCCCATACAAATgctagtaattctttttcatGATCATTTAAAGTTCAACTTTTATCTGTAGTTAAATAAATCTTGTTTTCAAAATCCGTTTATGTGAGAATTGGGTCGTTacttattaaagtttttaccaTTTCAAACGCTTAGTTATAACATGAatcttaaacatttattaatgctcctttctttaaacaaagagtCCGCAAAgccctaaaaatgatttaatttgtttctaagagtttggaattttaaaatcttaaaaaaatatttaatcttttataaatttgccTTGATtccttcagttttaattatataccctaaaaattaaatttctcgTTTTATAGAGAGAtcgaaaattcagcacttgaaaatatttaccgAGAAAACCCACACAACTCATTTTTTAGCTCGAATTAttacgttaaaaaaaatcactttgagAACTTCAAAATACcgcgtgtatatatttttttttccactttgtCGATTGGGAACGGATAAAATTGCACACTTCTGATTGCCCCgccggtttaattaagaaggaagttcaaaaatcaAGCGGCGTCGGTTGCGGCCTTTTCTAGAAATTTCTGCCAGCTGAAAAATCCGCCATATCGGCTTAGAacaagcttctcagcaacagctgatcGTGGAACTATCTGGCATCACCCGCAAATACTAAttggtattttatttgctaaaCACAAATTTCCGACACTAAATTTGGCTAGGCATCTGGCTACTCTCCAAAGGTCgctaaatgcaaaaataatcgccagttttcaagccaaaacaaacaaacggtCTTCAGGCGCCGCTACAATATCTATAACATGTtttgcgcaaaaaccgttttcttttaaagcctctacaATTTCGAAgagggtcacatcgggttctattcccttgagcacaacttgtaagcctttgcaaattttcagctggtacgtgtagtaattctttttgacttcgtttaagtacttcgacactgctcggaaatcatcttctgctttggtttgaagtttggtttcgcttatattccctttcataagcggaataacatgaaagttatcttttccgacaagctcaactattttgttgactaggacgttagagatcttctcccgaacaaagataggtggtggcttaagtttctttggggctaattcttcagactctgtttcaggctccgccagaatggagaacctttgttggtacggtttaatttgggcatattgccgtcagattttttttggggtgctagcttgcgcttggaaatattaatgtagcgataaatgcctgtctgcatggccgattaatttaatttaattaaaagtaattttacaatttacttatgtgctttattattttatgaccCCTTTTAGTTTCTTGTCAATGCTTTTTGTCTTCCTgtctttgaaatatatttaaatatatttatatttattatattggtTAAGTCTTTATAGTTAGATTcccaattttgaatttattttataattgcatTATTCTCATAAACATGGTTTTTATCGGTGACATTTTCTGATACAAACGTGTGTTGACAATTCGCTAGTTGAATAGTAAGAATTGTAGGGTTCGGGGTAAtagcaataaacaaaacctATCCCACATGTCAATTGGCATAGGCCCGGGCACGAATGTAGAGAAGACTTCCAAACGTCCAATCGGTTATGCCTGCTGAGTCGcattgcacacacacacacacacacccattCAGATGCCCAGCGTCGGAGGCAACAGCCAAAAACACGCAGGAATCCTGTTACAGATGTGGCAGGGATGGGCACAAGTACAGAACTTGTACTCAGAGCAAACCGAAATGTATCACTTGCACGGGACGAGGAACAACTGGAGGAGAGGCCAAACACTCGACCCTCAGTAGGTTGTGTCCTGAGTACCGGAAAGCTCTGAACTGTATACAGCATGGTTAAGGTTCTACAGATTAACCTAAACCAGTGCAGAGTGGCGCAGGACCTACTAGCCCAGACGGCGATCGAACAACAGGCTGATGTGGCAATAATCAGCGAGCCCTATAAGGCCAAACACGAAGGCGTATGGCAACATAGCGCGGACGGTAGAGCAGCGATTTGGAGCTGCGGGCAGCCTTCTGGACACCTATCGCAAAGGGCATCCAGGGCGGGATGATATAAATGTTCAGAGGCCTAACAATCTACAGCTGCTACATTGCCCCAAGCGTACGTATTAGCGAGTTCAGAGCAATAATGCAGGAGATCGCTGACGACGCACGCGGCAGGTCACCAATCCTCATCGCAGGTGATTTCAACGCATGGTCCACAACATGGGGCAGCGCTAGTACGACACAGCGGGGAACCATCCTCCTTGAGGCGTTGGCTTCGTTAAATGTTTGCCTACTCAACGAAGGGAACAGGCCAACCCTTAGCAAGTCAGACCAGGAATCGATTATTGATTTGACCTTCGCCAGCCCAGAACTGGCACGTAACTGCGCATGGAGGGTGTCAGACATCTACAATCACAGCGACCACGCGCTGATCATCACCCAGACAAGACCCAGATTGGCCTCCCCTACCAGTCGCCTAACGTCCTACAAAGCCCATACCCTTAACACAGTGGCCCTCCTAGCACTCATGGAAGGCGTCTGCGTTACAGGAGACGCTAATACCTGCGCGAAGAACTTAGCCGATAGAGTTAAGGCGGCGTGTGATGCCTCCATGGAAAAAGCCACGAAAGGTGGTAATGGGCGTAGACCAGTTCCGTGGTGGAACGAGGAGATAAACGGAGCGAGGAGAGACTGCCTTGCGGCCCGACGCAGGTGTCAGAGAAGCAGAGGACGCGAAAACCAAAAGCTGAGCGAAGCAACCTATAGGGCCAAGAGAAAGGTGCTGAAAAACGCGATCAAAGCCAGCAAGGCCAGATGCTTCCAGGAGCTGTGCGAAGCTGCGGATGCAGAACCATTCGGGTCAGCATACAGGATGGTCATGGGTAAGCTCAACAGGCAGCCGACCCCTACTAACCAGTTGCAGCTTGGCAACAAAGTGGCTACTTTGTTTCCCACACAGCCGCCCCTTACCTGGCAAGCAAGCGGATTAGGCGATACCGTACTCACTAGCGAAGCCGAAGTACTGGCAGCACTAAGGAAAACCAAGGCTGGGAAAGCCCCTGGTCCGGATGGCATTCCCAATGCTGCGCTGCACACAATAGTGGCAGCTTACCCGGGTATATTCACGGAAATGTATAACAAGTGTATCATCCAAGGTTCGTTGGATGAACAGGATGGAAGCGGAAGAGATTAGTAATTATCCCAAAACCGGGCAAGATGAACGATGACGCATCGTCATAAAGGCCCCTCTGTATGCTAAATACGATGGGTAAGATATTTGAGCGCATAATATGCACCCACCTCGAAAAGGAACTCGACGAACTCGGAGCTTTCTGGGATCAGCAGTTTGGTTTccgaaagaaaaaaagtaccaTTGACGCGATCCGAGCGGTCACCACACTGACTGCTAAGGCAATTGAAGGAGAAAGATGGATAGGCGGCTCAAAAGAGTACTGCCTCGTCTGCACTCTGGATGTCAAGAATGCATTTAACTCCGCCAACTGGAACCTTGTCCTGCGAGCGCTTCATCTAATGGGAATTTCTGACTACCTTACCGACCTCGAAGCGGACTACTTCAAGGACAGAGTGCTCACATACTCTTCAGACGTCGGAGAGCATGAGTACCAGGTGACAGGAGGAGTACCTCAAGGCTCAGTCCTGGGCCCGATTCTGTGGAACGCCATGTACGACGGGATTCTAAGGCAGGCACTACCCGAAGGATGCACCGTAGTGGGCTTTGCGGACGACATATCGCTGGTAACAGTAGCAAAAACCCTCGAAGAGGCCACGGTAGAGTTCAGCCTCTCCATAGACACCTTTATGAGCTGGCTCGCAGACAACGGAATATCGCTTGCCTAGCACAAAACGGAGGCAGTGCTCATAAGCAGCAGGAAGACTGTTGAGATGGCAATAATTCGAGTCGGATCAACTTTAATAGCATCAAGCGACTCAAACAAGTACCTTGGGGTAATGATCGATCACAGGTTACGTTCAAGACCCACCTAGCGTATACAGCAGCCAAAGCGTCCAGATCGACTGCATCCATCTCAAGGATGATGGCCAACACCCGAGGCCCAAAGCAGCACAGAAGAAGGATCATAGCCACAGTGGTGACCTCGACCATCCTGTACGTTTCGCCCATATGGGCCGAGGCTATGAAAACCGCAACATATAGTCGCCAGTGCAAAGCGGTCTACAGACGCTGCGCACTGCGCATCACAAGCAGCTTCTGCACGGTATCAGAGGAAGCCGCGCTAGTGATAGCCGGTACAATACCGATAGACCTGCTGGCGGCAGAACGAAGGACAGGAAGTACAGGAAGTAGGacccagcgcagcagcacAATAGAGGCTTGGCAAAGGAGGTGGAACAGTGCGAGCACAGGACGGTGGACGCACAAGTTAATCCCCAGTCTAATCCCTTGGCTGCAGAGAAAACACGGGCAGGTAGATTTCTACCTCACACATATGATCTCCGGGCACGGATGCTATAAAGAATACCTGTACAGGTTCAAGCACGAGCCGAACCCCTGCTGCGACCACTGCGGCACAGCAAGCATCTTCATCTGCCCCCTATACGCGAGGAACCGAGCCGAAGCTGAATTAAGAACCGAGCGTTTGCTGACAGTGGATAACGTAATCAATTGCATGCTGGAAAACCAGCGGAATTGGGATGTGGTAGCTAATCTGGCCGCCGGCATCCTGAAGGACTTAAGGCGTCGAGAACAGAGTCGACGCAACAAGCGGAATTGGGACGAGCGGCAACCAGACCGCTATTCGACCCGCGAAGTATAGCTCTGCGGCGGTCCCGTTTTCTACTTCTTCCTCTTCTGtcttttgtattatttctgtatatatttaagcttttcttaataataataaaaaaaaaaaatccacttagatctctctctctctctctctctctctcgctcttttTCGGCGTGCGAAAGGCAAAGGAGGAAAAATGAGCGAGTTTGGGAAAAATCCCTGCCTGCATAAACTGTACCTCAAAAGCCAGAGAGGACAAAGACCACGCGCTCTTACAAGAAGAAATGAGCCTATTGTTAAAACAAAGTCGTTCAAAAAGAAAGGGTAATTATTTGTGTTAATTGAAATGTGCGAGTGTAACCTCACAATGTgtctatgtatgtatgtatagcACGTTCATCGGAGGCCGGCCAGCCCACATACCAACACGTAACAACATAACCCCCATAAGGCTGCTGCAGGTTTGGGCGCTTGCGACCTCATCTTCGTAAATGCCGCATACGGAGACCGGCGCAGCAAACCTGTGAAGAGGGATTGCCACTTCTAGCAGCATGTAGTTTGCTACGGAGTACACACATACTTGCAAAAACAGCGCATACAATGGCAGACGTCGGCGACACCGATCGCCCATAAGAGAAGTcctattgttttgatttagcttgaacttttatttttttttgttgagaatCAGACATTGTGCTTATTagctgtttctttttatttagcatatAAATTAAGTGAATGCCAGATGCTAAAACTAATAATccagtttaaattaaaataaaatttaaaaattaaaattgtctgaacaaaatatatttaagaagtttaaattgaaaaagaacaTGAATTATTAGAATGTATGTTCAGAAACTAAAAAGAAACATAGAACAAAGAATGAATACGaagaatttatgtaaattatcttGGATTTTGTTACTGCTTAATATGAGCGAATAGTTTGTATAAATACGGTCCGCTGCTAGTACAGCGATGCTGTTGTCAACTTTCTCGAAtatgatttaatgatttttaatctACAATAAAACGTTTGCCAAGGGGTAACAGCAATCTATTTCTACTGTTACTAAGGTTGGGAGGGTAGAGAATGGGGGCAAACTACACCTAAGCCACCCACATTGCTGGTATTCTTCTCCTAATATATTCTTTAGGGTCCGTCTGTGTCGTCCGATatctacaatatttaaaacttttcgtaGTAGAACGGGTGTAATACATAGATGAGGAGAAGACCCACGCCATATCAGACGAGCTTTGCACCGAGCCATGCAAGAAGTGCACGAACACCGATCCGTCTATACGCTAGAAAACTAACAATATCTAGTGAACACCTACCTCTACAGAATTTGAGAAATACATTGAACagtgattataaatttttggtctaatgtatttgtaattaaaCTTGCTGTATTTtactaataaaaaacattgttttgatcagttacaaaatattcatatttagcttatttaaaattactaataaaaattaataattaattactaATGTGCTTTATTACTTTATGACCCCTATTGGTTTCTTGCCaatgctttctttcttttttaatgcTTCTGTCTTTTTGAATGGGCTTACTAATTTCACTTAATGTTTCATATCTTTTTCAATCTATTCttttatgttctttttgtttttgcatatttttgctTGGTTCCATATTATAAAGAAAGATTTGAGCAGGGGTTTTACCAGTGGCATCAtaggtgtttgcgcacttggccctttttatttgaagtcactagttgtagggcgagagcgggagccaataaagctttcgtccgttcacTCTTGCGAaatcgccccgtctctcgtcACCTTAGCATGAGTTAGCACTaccttttcgtcgtcgcatttcgcacaagtttttcaaaagttatcgcaaattaaattatctcGAACCTACAacagtcacaagtttcgcgtttcttaataaaaatagtattaaattttcaatggGTTATTTCAtgctttttctatatttattaatttgtcttcAGCATTTGAGAGTGTATTATGAACCCTTTCTTTTTCAGCTAAATCCTTTTTACTACTAgtgattttaatattgatattttttttctgtatccagttttgtaataataatactaaaaattttgagtaatgcttttttactttcaattcagtctgtggtttttgtttctataatagaaatgaattttgaatgaatgtcAATACATATCAAAAACTTACGTTGGTCACTAAAATATTagtcaataacatatttatcacGAATATTTTGGGTTTCaggattttttttcaaaagggaGTGCATAAATTGCAATcctcgcatttatttatgttttaaataagtttttgagcgtctgggaaataatatttagttttaaaatcgtcATTCGTCTTTTTAATGTATCGCcttttcatgttttttaatattattttgtggaAGTCTGCATATGTGAGCAAGTTTGGA
This window contains:
- the LOC128265930 gene encoding uncharacterized protein LOC128265930, translating into MQEIADDARGRSPILIAGDFNAWSTTWGSASTTQRGTILLEALASLNVCLLNEGNRPTLSKSDQESIIDLTFASPELARNCAWRVSDIYNHSDHALIITQTRPRLASPTSRLTSYKAHTLNTVALLALMEGVCVTGDANTCAKNLADRVKAACDASMEKATKGGNGRRPVPWWNEEINGARRDCLAARRRCQRSRGRENQKLSEATYRAKRKVLKNAIKASKARCFQELCEAADAEPFGSAYRMVMGKLNRQPTPTNQLQLGNKVATLFPTQPPLTWQASGLGDTVLTSEAEVLAALRKTKAGKAPGPDGIPNAALHTIVAAYPGIFTEMYNKCIIQGSLDEQDGSGRD